The stretch of DNA GGTCTTCAGCGATGGTTTAAACATCGTTCTCTTGCCTTTATTGTCGACGGTAACTGGCCTTTTGCTTTACGGGGCAACATCATTTTAATTCAATTTAATTCAGTCTGTTTAACGAAACAATTAAAGACTACTTGGGGTTTTGTTGTGAGTATAAAAAAACGCGTTGTTTCTGGCATGAGAACCACCGGAGAGCTTCACCTTGGTCATTACCATGGGGTGTTGACCAACTGGTTAAAACTGCAGCAAGGCTATGATTGTTTTTTCTTTGCGGCCGACTGGCATGCCCTGACCAGTGAGTACCAGGATCCCAAGGTTGTCAAAGAAAGTACAAAAAGTATATTTATCGACTGGCTCAGTGTTGGCATTGATCCAGACAAGGCGACCCTTTTCATTCAATCTCATGTTAAGGAACACGCTGAACTCCATTTACTGCTTTCGATGATCACGCCGCTTCCATGGCTGCTTCGCAACCCAACCTACAAAGACTCTCAACATGAGGGGTCGGGCAGCGAGGACAGTACGTATGGATTTCTCGGCTACCCGGTGCTGCAGGCCGCAGACATTGTCATTTACAAAGCTAATCTGGTGCCGATCGGGGTCGATCAGCTACCGCATGTCGAACTGACCAGGGAGATCACCCGGCGTTTCAATCACCTTTACGGAAATACCTTTCCGGTCCCGGAGCCGATTCTGACTGAACTTTCCAAGGTGACCGGCTTGGATGGACGTAAAATGAGCAAAAGCTACAATAATGCTATCCACCTCAGTGACGACGAAGAAACCCTGAAAAAAAAGGTAAGCTCAATGGTGACCGACATTCAACGAGCCCGCCGCAAGGATCCGGGAGATCCAGAAAAATGCAACCTTTTCCCGCTGCACCCGCTTTATTCCGATCCGGAAGAAGTTAAAGAAATTCGCGCAGCCTGTCCTCGAGCGGAGATCGGCTGTGTCGACTGTAAGAAAATTCTTTTACGCAATCTTCTCAAAGAATTGGTTGGTGTCCATGAAAGACAAAGATTCTATCGAGGCAATCCAACCCTTCTCGGCGAAATAATCGCAGACGGCACCAACCGAGCCACAACGGTAGCTCGTGAGACTATGCTCAAGGTCAGAGAAGCGGTTAAGCTGAGCTGAGGTTCCCCAAGCAAGGAGGTCACAGGTATCAGACTGCAAAAATATATAGCCCATTGCGGCTTTGCCTCGAGGCGACGAGCAGAAAATATGATTGCCGAAGGCCGGGTTCAGGTTAATGGCCAAACCATTCGGCAGCAGGGTGTTACGGTGAACCCATCTAACGACGAGGTGACAATTGATGGCAGGAGGCTTGTTTGGCACGCGGAAGCCGTCCCAAAAACAATTCTACTCAATAAACCGGCTGGTTATCTCTGTAGTATGTATGACCCACAACAACGCCCCTTAGTCAAAGATCTCTATGCAAAAAACATCGAGGGGCGTCTTTTCCCGGTCGGTCGACTTGATTTTGAAACCTCGGGGTTACTGCTCTGTACAAATGATGGAACTTTGGCTAATCAGTTGATGCACCCACGCTATAAATTCGAGAAGGAATACCTGGTTACCGTTGCCGGAAATTTTGCAGAGCCAGAGATTGCCGCTCTGCGCCGGGGCGTTGAACTCGAAGACGGACCGGCGCGACCTCTTAAAGTTATTCCCGTCAGTCACAACTTCAGGCGGAGCCAACTGTCAATGGTCATCTGCGAAGGGCGTAACCGTCAGGTCAGGCGCATGCTTCAGGCCATTGGCTTTAAGGTAACATCTTTACAAAGAACCAGGTTGGCTTTTCTTGGCCTGCAGGGGGTTCGAGAAGGCTCATGGCGCTGGCTGACTCAGTTAGAATGTCTCAAGTTACAATCGATGGCGGAAGGGGAGTCTTAAATAATTATGCAAGAGGCATCCTTGAATGTAATTTTTCTCTGGCACATGCATCAACCTGATTATCGCGATGCTGAAAAAAAAGAAGCCATGATGCCCTGGGTACGTCTGCATGGGATAAAAGATTATCTGGACATGGTAACTATTCTGGATGATTTCCCAAAAGTCAGGCAGAATTTTAACTTGGTTCCATCCCTGCTTGATCAGATTCAGGGATATGTTGATGGGAGCCTGACTGATAGAGCTTTAATTTTAAGTCGTAAAAAAGTGGACGACCTGAGCGTGGAGGACCGAACCTTTCTCCTGCAATCATTCTTCCATGCTCATTGGGATAATATGATTAAACCTTATCCTCGCTATTGGGAATTGCTGAAACTGCGAGGGTTTCACCCGGCGACCAACTCGCTGAACGAGGTACAGCGTTATTTTTCCGAGCAAGATTTTCTTGATTTGCAGGTATGGTACAATTTGGTCTGGATTGACCCGAGTTTTCGCAAGGAATTTAGACTACTGGATGATCTGATCCGGCGGCAGCGAAATTTCAGCGAAAACGACAAGTTGGCTGTCTTAAAGCTGCAGAAACAGATAATGGCCCGAATTATTCCGGCATATCGCAACCGAGAAGAAAATAATCAGATAGAATTATCAACCACTCCGTACTACCATCCGATTCTGCCGCTGCTCTATGACACAAATCTGGCCCAGATTTCGCAACCGCATGATTCCATGCCCAGTCTGCGTTTTGCCCATCCGGAAGACGTCAGAACGCAAATAAACAGGGCCGTACAGCGACATGAATATTACTTTGGTCGCAAACCGACAGGCCTGTGGCCTTCCGAAGGCTCGGTATGTCAGGAAATAATACCATTTATAGGGCAAGCCGGAATCAATTGGATTGCCACAGATGAAGGCATTCTGGCGAACTCTGTCGGACGAGAACCCCTTCGCGATCACAAAGAAGTCGTCAGGGATCCAGCATCTTGGTACCAGGCCTATAAAATCGAAGAGCAGGGGACTGAGCTGAAAGTGATTTTCAGGGACCATCTGCTTTCCGATCTCATTGGCTTTGTTTATTCGCACTGGAATGAACAACAGGCCGCAGATGATTTTATTCGTCGTCTAGGCGATATCAAAAAAAACATGAGGGGAGATGTTGAGGGGAGGGCGGTAGCTATCATTCTTGATGGAGAAAATGCCTGGGAGCATTTTGCAGCTGATGGCGCACTCTTTTTAAAAGAGCTTTACGGGCGCCTTAATGACAGTCCAGACTTTCAGGCAACCACCATCGACAGCTACCTTGCCGGCCGAAAAAATAAATTTCCGGAATTAAAAAAAATTTTTCCCGGGTCATGGATTAACCGAAATTTCAGGATCTGGATAGGTCATCAGGAGGATAATTTAGCTTGGGATTATCTTGGCAGGGCGCGCCGCACCCTTGTTCTTTACGAGCATCTGCACGCCGATCGTATGAAAACCGACAAAGAGTTGATGTTACAGATTAATAATGCATGGGAACATATTTATATAGCTGAAGGTAGCGACTGGTGCTGGTGGTATGGAGACGACCACAGTTCTGAGAATGATGCCGATTTTGATGAGCTTTTCAGATCTCATCTGAAAAGCGTATATAGGTTTATCGGCGAAGACGTGCCTGATTATCTTTTTCGCCCCATCATCATGACGGATAAGGCCCTGCACCCCAAAACCGAAATAAGCTCGTTCATCAAGCCGGAGATAGATGGTGAAGAAAGCAGCTACTATGAATGGCGAGCTGCTGCTTTCTATGATGCGGCCCAACAGGGCGGTGC from Pseudomonadota bacterium encodes:
- the trpS gene encoding tryptophan--tRNA ligase, with protein sequence MSIKKRVVSGMRTTGELHLGHYHGVLTNWLKLQQGYDCFFFAADWHALTSEYQDPKVVKESTKSIFIDWLSVGIDPDKATLFIQSHVKEHAELHLLLSMITPLPWLLRNPTYKDSQHEGSGSEDSTYGFLGYPVLQAADIVIYKANLVPIGVDQLPHVELTREITRRFNHLYGNTFPVPEPILTELSKVTGLDGRKMSKSYNNAIHLSDDEETLKKKVSSMVTDIQRARRKDPGDPEKCNLFPLHPLYSDPEEVKEIRAACPRAEIGCVDCKKILLRNLLKELVGVHERQRFYRGNPTLLGEIIADGTNRATTVARETMLKVREAVKLS